In the genome of Shewanella glacialimarina, one region contains:
- the ansA gene encoding asparaginase, whose amino-acid sequence MTKRAIYVAYTGGTIGMQKTANGFAPVSGFLTDCVQSMPEFYHEEMPSFVIQEYSPLIDSSNMAPTDWQLIANDIKANYEKYDGFVILHGTDTMAYTASALSFMLQGLSKPVIVTGSQIPLAQLRSDGQTNLLNSLYIAANYPIAEVCLFFNNKLFRGNRSTKAHADGFDAFASPNFPLLLEAGIKINIKEGKITQPTNSPLNVINIKPQPIGVVTLYPGISTQIFNNILQQPVKALIMLTFGVGNAPQDPLLLQALKQADERGIVLVNLTQCFQGKVNMRGYATGNSLAKAGVISGMDMTIEAALAKLHYLLSINLTPEEIKKSMQMNLIGELSAD is encoded by the coding sequence ATGACTAAACGCGCTATTTACGTTGCCTATACGGGCGGAACAATAGGTATGCAAAAAACCGCTAATGGTTTTGCACCTGTTTCTGGCTTTTTAACCGATTGCGTTCAGTCTATGCCTGAGTTTTATCACGAAGAAATGCCAAGCTTTGTGATCCAGGAATACAGCCCATTAATTGACTCTTCAAATATGGCGCCTACGGATTGGCAACTCATCGCTAATGACATAAAAGCTAATTATGAAAAATACGATGGTTTTGTCATATTACATGGCACCGACACTATGGCTTATACCGCTTCAGCATTGTCATTTATGCTACAAGGGCTATCAAAACCTGTCATTGTCACTGGCTCTCAAATTCCTTTAGCGCAGCTTCGTTCTGACGGTCAAACAAACTTATTAAACTCATTGTATATCGCTGCCAATTACCCAATAGCAGAAGTCTGTTTATTTTTTAACAATAAATTGTTTAGAGGTAATCGTTCAACTAAGGCCCATGCCGATGGCTTTGATGCATTTGCCTCACCTAACTTCCCGCTACTACTTGAGGCGGGTATTAAGATTAATATCAAAGAAGGCAAAATCACTCAGCCGACAAACTCGCCTTTAAATGTAATTAATATCAAACCGCAGCCTATTGGGGTAGTGACTTTATATCCCGGAATTTCAACCCAAATATTTAACAATATTTTACAGCAACCGGTTAAAGCATTAATCATGCTTACCTTTGGAGTGGGAAATGCACCACAGGACCCACTGCTTTTACAGGCATTAAAACAGGCCGATGAGCGTGGAATAGTCCTAGTCAACCTGACTCAATGTTTTCAGGGCAAAGTCAATATGCGCGGTTATGCGACAGGTAACTCATTAGCTAAGGCTGGCGTAATAAGTGGTATGGATATGACTATTGAAGCAGCATTAGCAAAATTGCACTATTTGCTTTCAATAAATTTGACACCAGAAGAAATTAAGAAATCGATGCAAATGAACTTGATTGGTGAGCTGTCAGCAGACTAA
- the sppA gene encoding signal peptide peptidase SppA, which translates to MSTKPPFLKRLFTLLWNTVNTIRKLIINFVFFSILAVIIIAVMTSEDEIVLDNQTALVLDLSGHIVDQKRFVDPFEAVLAQGNDNPDAEILLADVLYVINNATLDTRISTIVLNLSNLRSAGVSKMTNIGDALTEFKAAGKKVIAMEDGYSQNQYFLASYADTLFLNSKGMVSLDGLSRYRLYYKSALEKLKINTHVFRVGTFKSAVEPFIRDDMSDADKAASDELLGDIWQSYSTSVAKNRGISPDQLVLDTDAYLAQLDKANGDSALMAMNMGWVDELVSAEQFRLAMIELVGSNKEGNSYRQIGFNDYLSLTAPLPQFIENDSVGIIVAKGNILNGAQPAGQIGGETTSEYLRKARLNDKVKAVVLRVDSPGGSAFASEQIRQEVLALKNAGKPVVVSMGSLAASGGYWISASADYIYATPTTLTGSIGIFGMFATFEDTLSHLGVNSDGVATSDWAGLSPTRSLSPNVKAVIQRHIERGYHEFISLVASERNMTLEQVDNIAQGRVWTGNRALELGLVDEIGDMKQAIAKAAELAEMDKFDTKLIEQELTTEQQFIQQLIGASAAYIPVSAHKSSILETMLTQWSGVIEDFAKFDDPQGVYLYCEQCDF; encoded by the coding sequence ATGTCCACTAAACCCCCGTTTTTAAAAAGGTTGTTCACCTTATTATGGAATACAGTGAACACTATAAGAAAATTAATTATCAATTTTGTTTTTTTCAGCATATTAGCAGTCATCATTATTGCGGTCATGACTTCAGAAGATGAAATTGTGCTCGACAATCAAACAGCCTTAGTGCTGGACTTATCGGGTCATATAGTCGATCAAAAACGCTTTGTTGATCCCTTTGAAGCTGTGTTAGCACAGGGCAATGATAATCCCGATGCTGAAATTCTGTTAGCTGATGTGCTTTATGTGATTAACAACGCCACCCTAGATACACGAATTAGCACCATAGTACTTAATTTAAGTAACTTACGCTCGGCAGGTGTAAGCAAAATGACTAATATTGGCGATGCGTTAACTGAGTTTAAAGCTGCCGGTAAAAAAGTGATTGCAATGGAGGATGGTTACAGCCAAAACCAGTACTTCCTTGCGAGCTATGCAGACACCTTATTTTTAAACTCTAAAGGCATGGTTAGTCTTGACGGATTAAGCCGTTATCGCCTTTACTATAAGTCTGCACTAGAAAAGCTTAAAATTAACACCCATGTTTTTCGTGTTGGTACTTTCAAGTCAGCGGTAGAACCTTTTATTCGTGATGACATGTCTGACGCTGACAAAGCTGCTAGTGATGAATTGCTGGGCGATATTTGGCAAAGCTATTCAACTAGTGTTGCTAAAAACCGCGGCATTAGCCCTGATCAATTAGTGCTTGATACCGATGCTTATTTAGCTCAGTTAGATAAAGCAAACGGTGACAGTGCATTGATGGCAATGAATATGGGTTGGGTTGATGAGCTTGTTTCTGCGGAGCAATTTCGCCTCGCCATGATAGAACTTGTCGGTAGCAATAAAGAAGGTAATTCATACCGTCAAATAGGTTTCAATGATTACCTATCACTCACCGCACCGCTACCTCAGTTTATTGAAAATGATTCAGTAGGCATTATTGTCGCAAAAGGTAACATTCTTAATGGCGCCCAGCCCGCTGGACAAATTGGCGGTGAAACCACGTCTGAATACCTGCGTAAAGCTCGTTTAAACGATAAAGTAAAAGCTGTGGTGTTACGGGTAGATAGCCCTGGTGGCAGTGCATTTGCTTCGGAGCAAATACGCCAAGAAGTGCTGGCACTTAAAAATGCAGGTAAACCCGTTGTTGTGAGTATGGGAAGTTTAGCCGCGTCTGGCGGTTACTGGATTTCAGCAAGCGCTGATTATATTTATGCAACTCCGACGACGCTTACCGGTTCAATTGGTATTTTTGGCATGTTTGCCACCTTTGAAGATACCCTAAGCCATTTGGGTGTTAATTCAGACGGCGTAGCAACATCAGATTGGGCTGGTCTCTCACCTACTCGCAGTTTAAGTCCCAATGTAAAAGCCGTTATTCAACGTCATATAGAACGTGGTTACCATGAGTTTATTTCTCTTGTTGCCTCCGAGCGTAATATGACACTTGAACAAGTCGATAATATTGCCCAGGGCCGTGTTTGGACCGGTAACCGTGCACTTGAATTAGGTCTTGTTGATGAAATTGGCGACATGAAACAAGCTATCGCAAAAGCTGCAGAACTGGCTGAAATGGATAAGTTTGATACCAAATTAATTGAACAGGAATTGACTACTGAACAACAGTTTATTCAACAGTTAATAGGCGCCTCAGCGGCTTATATACCAGTATCTGCGCATAAATCATCCATACTCGAAACCATGTTAACCCAGTGGAGTGGCGTGATTGAAGACTTTGCTAAGTTTGATGACCCGCAGGGAGTGTACCTTTACTGTGAGCAATGTGACTTCTAG
- a CDS encoding NADPH-dependent 2,4-dienoyl-CoA reductase, whose translation MSFPHILEPLDLGFTQLKNRVLMGSMHTGLEEEKGGFEKLAAFYKERAAGGVGLIVTGGIAPNMRGRLAPHACQLSFPWQVSKHKIVTDAVHDAGGKICMQILHAGRYSYHPFSLAPSKVKSPITPFTPSAMSSRQVNNTIKDYASSAKLARKAGYDGVEVMGSEGYLINQFISSRTNKRTDEWGGSYQNRVKFPLEIVKAIRDKVGKDFIIIFRLSMLDLVDNGSTWDEVVELAKSLEAVGVSIINTGIGWHEARVPTIATSVPRGGFAWVTERLKSEVSIPLVATNRINTPEIAEHIIASGQADMVSMARPFLADAEFVNKAAANQSELINTCIGCNQACLDHTFSMKRATCLVNPRACYETEINFTPTQAKKRIAVMGAGPAGMAFSVYAATRGHDVVLFEAKSEVGGQFNLARKIPGKEEFNETIRYFTNQIKLLKVDLRLNTKLDAQVLKQEHFDEVVISSGVVPRNLKLEGFDDPRVVDYQKVLNGEVEIGQKVALIGAGGIGFDMAHFLCEKESSTLQPDKWLKQWGIDKEYQNRGGLTEEAEHHPSREIYLLQRKTTKMGKGLGKTTGWIHRSVLKQHEVNMMTGVSYEKFDSQGLHIKVGDVSQILAVDNVVLCAGQESNRTLVDEMKATGLPVHLIGGVDVAAELDAKRAIRQGAELAMSI comes from the coding sequence ATGTCGTTTCCACACATACTAGAACCTTTAGATTTAGGCTTCACGCAGTTGAAAAACCGCGTGTTAATGGGCTCTATGCACACAGGCTTAGAAGAAGAAAAAGGCGGATTTGAGAAACTGGCAGCGTTTTATAAAGAACGAGCCGCTGGCGGAGTAGGATTAATTGTTACTGGCGGTATCGCGCCTAATATGCGTGGACGTCTTGCGCCTCATGCATGCCAATTAAGCTTTCCTTGGCAAGTCAGTAAACACAAAATTGTTACCGATGCAGTGCATGACGCTGGCGGTAAAATCTGTATGCAAATTTTGCATGCGGGTCGTTACAGCTATCATCCTTTTAGCTTGGCGCCGAGTAAAGTGAAATCACCGATCACGCCTTTTACCCCTTCGGCTATGTCATCAAGACAAGTTAATAATACCATTAAAGATTATGCCAGCAGCGCTAAATTAGCCCGTAAAGCAGGTTACGATGGTGTTGAAGTGATGGGATCAGAAGGGTACTTGATTAATCAATTTATCAGTTCTCGTACCAATAAAAGAACCGATGAATGGGGCGGCAGTTATCAAAACCGGGTTAAGTTTCCTTTAGAAATAGTCAAAGCTATCCGTGACAAAGTCGGTAAAGATTTCATTATCATTTTCCGTTTATCTATGTTGGACTTAGTCGATAATGGATCAACTTGGGATGAGGTTGTTGAACTGGCAAAATCATTAGAAGCCGTCGGCGTGAGTATTATCAATACTGGTATTGGTTGGCATGAAGCGCGAGTACCGACAATTGCTACCAGTGTCCCAAGGGGCGGCTTTGCATGGGTGACAGAAAGATTAAAATCGGAAGTTAGCATACCTTTAGTGGCTACAAACCGTATTAATACCCCCGAAATTGCCGAACATATTATTGCCTCTGGCCAAGCGGATATGGTGTCTATGGCACGGCCATTTTTAGCTGATGCTGAATTTGTTAATAAAGCAGCGGCTAATCAAAGCGAGTTAATTAATACCTGTATTGGCTGTAATCAGGCTTGCCTTGATCATACCTTCTCGATGAAGCGCGCCACTTGTTTAGTGAATCCGCGTGCGTGTTATGAAACAGAAATTAACTTTACCCCAACCCAGGCGAAGAAACGCATAGCAGTTATGGGCGCAGGTCCTGCTGGAATGGCGTTTTCTGTTTATGCAGCAACTCGCGGCCATGACGTGGTGTTGTTTGAAGCGAAAAGTGAAGTGGGCGGCCAGTTCAACTTGGCGCGTAAAATCCCTGGTAAGGAAGAGTTTAATGAAACCATTCGCTACTTTACCAATCAGATTAAACTGCTTAAGGTCGATTTACGTTTAAATACTAAGTTAGATGCCCAAGTATTGAAGCAAGAGCATTTTGATGAAGTGGTGATTTCTTCGGGTGTGGTACCGCGTAATCTTAAGTTAGAAGGTTTTGATGATCCCCGTGTGGTTGATTATCAAAAGGTGCTTAATGGCGAAGTTGAAATTGGTCAAAAAGTCGCATTAATCGGTGCCGGTGGTATTGGTTTTGATATGGCGCATTTTTTATGTGAAAAAGAGTCTTCTACATTGCAACCCGATAAATGGTTAAAGCAGTGGGGCATTGATAAAGAGTATCAGAATCGTGGTGGACTGACAGAAGAAGCGGAGCATCACCCAAGCCGTGAAATCTATTTGCTACAACGCAAAACCACTAAAATGGGCAAAGGCCTAGGCAAAACGACTGGTTGGATCCATCGCTCAGTGCTTAAACAGCATGAAGTTAATATGATGACCGGAGTCAGTTATGAAAAATTTGACTCACAAGGGCTACATATTAAAGTCGGTGATGTATCTCAAATTCTTGCGGTTGATAATGTCGTGCTATGTGCGGGACAAGAATCAAATCGCACCTTAGTGGATGAAATGAAAGCGACAGGGCTACCGGTTCACCTTATTGGTGGTGTTGATGTTGCCGCTGAGTTAGATGCTAAACGTGCGATAAGACAAGGTGCTGAATTGGCTATGTCAATTTAG
- a CDS encoding cytosolic protein — translation MFIHHVNSIDWLVITAFEELKTMFIEEAGTIPSCFSTASELNLVDQAKRTYRYLPTLSGVITDIGTYQRQGNEEDLYPQLACLVEGRGRVFIYHGGFVAFVDDEQTFITRID, via the coding sequence ATGTTTATCCATCATGTTAACAGCATCGACTGGCTAGTGATCACAGCTTTTGAAGAACTGAAAACTATGTTTATCGAAGAAGCCGGTACGATACCCTCTTGCTTCTCTACCGCCAGCGAATTGAACCTGGTTGACCAAGCAAAGCGAACTTATAGATATTTGCCTACTCTCAGCGGCGTAATCACCGATATCGGCACATATCAAAGACAGGGTAACGAAGAAGATTTGTACCCACAGCTTGCCTGCTTAGTTGAGGGGCGTGGTCGGGTATTTATCTATCACGGCGGCTTTGTAGCTTTTGTGGATGACGAGCAAACCTTTATTACCCGAATAGACTGA
- the malQ gene encoding 4-alpha-glucanotransferase, producing the protein METNMGLEKLLYLQGVGAEFIDCFGRHVKIDQHDRLGIVKAMLAPNGHEPLSASLSKHLPVNSSINKSINNSISHDEPLSVSIVEETVYTLDAKPWLSILPSFQYSYVSMAAAHIHLPEQDAVVRVEIIFDQMSRRPIDSPSSAVFTCRTSDMAIIGEYYYQGVRYCRYQFTLNQFTEFAIPDGYHHISVEIESAANINTVSSASATLLIAPNHCFDAGLVKQTQQKLWGISVQLYSLKKGGEGFDAIGDFSSLKKMIEYSASMGADFVMLNPLHALDITNPDNCSPYSPTDRRRLNPLYIDLDEMHNLLTKDSNTYVDMKHNDFYVKINHLKNISYKKVFDYKYRSFVIMYELFSANSKAVNSSYYQQFRQFVEQEGQSLQQFCADQVCQSPQWLTMPEEFYAYLQFIAVEQLKACQAYCTSLDMKIGLIGDLAIGALLSGNEVQSNIGQFCTQASIGAPPDPFSASGQNWGLTPLDPVKLKQADYQHFIDLLHTNMRFYGAIRIDHVMGLLRLWWWPVNKHWGNGAYVYYPLETLLAIVCIESHRANCVVIGEDLGTVPPEIIDAMAQRNILSNQLFYFTTQQHQFCPPDSHKTNSLMMLANHDVAPLKAWWQGEDLLIRQRLAQYESEQDFITEAEQRDVDKWHLIDWLVIGLGQVKSGGLHLPVDVSLLLAELQNLLSQYHQIPVDKRAPHMGLKKALSELVFNRLLNAWLIVASTSNSTLFCVQLADLMADNHCVNIPGTWKEFPNWQRRLPMTLTQLFQDKAIQQRCQLVLASRNHHNQNE; encoded by the coding sequence ATGGAGACAAATATGGGGCTAGAGAAGTTACTGTATTTGCAGGGCGTTGGGGCAGAGTTTATTGACTGCTTTGGCAGGCATGTAAAAATTGATCAACACGATAGGCTAGGGATAGTAAAAGCGATGTTGGCACCAAATGGCCATGAGCCATTATCAGCATCCTTAAGTAAGCATCTGCCAGTTAATAGCAGTATTAATAAAAGCATTAACAATAGTATCAGTCACGATGAACCTTTGAGTGTGTCTATCGTTGAGGAGACTGTTTATACGTTAGATGCAAAGCCATGGTTATCGATATTACCTTCTTTTCAATACAGTTATGTATCAATGGCCGCTGCACACATTCATTTACCTGAACAAGATGCTGTGGTTAGGGTTGAAATCATTTTTGATCAAATGAGTCGCCGCCCTATAGATTCACCTAGCAGCGCTGTATTTACTTGTCGTACGAGTGACATGGCCATTATTGGTGAGTATTACTACCAAGGTGTTCGTTATTGCCGCTATCAATTTACCCTCAATCAATTTACTGAATTTGCTATTCCTGATGGTTATCATCATATATCGGTAGAAATTGAGTCTGCAGCGAATATAAACACGGTTTCTTCTGCCTCAGCAACTTTACTTATTGCCCCTAATCATTGTTTTGATGCTGGGCTGGTTAAGCAAACCCAACAAAAATTGTGGGGAATAAGCGTCCAACTTTATAGTTTAAAAAAGGGCGGCGAGGGTTTTGATGCAATAGGGGACTTTAGCAGCTTAAAAAAAATGATTGAATATAGTGCCTCTATGGGGGCTGATTTTGTCATGCTTAATCCTTTACATGCACTTGATATTACTAATCCAGACAATTGTAGTCCCTATAGTCCAACAGACAGAAGACGACTGAATCCACTCTATATCGATCTTGATGAGATGCACAATCTGTTAACTAAAGACAGTAATACTTATGTTGATATGAAACATAATGATTTTTATGTGAAAATAAATCATTTAAAAAATATCAGTTACAAAAAGGTTTTTGACTATAAATATCGCTCATTTGTAATTATGTATGAATTATTTTCTGCTAATAGTAAGGCTGTAAATTCAAGTTATTATCAACAGTTTCGCCAATTTGTTGAGCAAGAAGGTCAGTCACTGCAGCAGTTTTGTGCAGATCAGGTATGTCAATCTCCCCAATGGCTAACTATGCCAGAAGAGTTTTATGCCTATTTGCAGTTTATCGCGGTAGAGCAACTTAAGGCATGCCAAGCATATTGCACATCCCTTGATATGAAAATCGGCCTGATTGGTGATTTAGCCATAGGCGCCTTACTTAGTGGCAATGAAGTACAAAGCAATATTGGTCAGTTTTGTACACAAGCCAGTATTGGTGCGCCGCCAGATCCTTTTTCGGCAAGTGGCCAAAATTGGGGGTTAACGCCATTAGATCCCGTTAAGCTGAAACAGGCTGACTATCAACATTTTATTGATTTGCTTCATACTAATATGCGCTTTTATGGTGCAATTAGAATTGATCATGTTATGGGATTACTCAGACTCTGGTGGTGGCCTGTCAATAAACACTGGGGCAACGGCGCCTATGTTTACTACCCATTAGAGACTCTACTCGCCATTGTTTGTATTGAGAGCCATCGCGCTAATTGCGTTGTTATTGGTGAAGACTTAGGCACGGTTCCGCCTGAAATTATCGATGCTATGGCTCAGCGTAATATTTTATCGAATCAATTATTTTATTTTACTACACAACAACATCAGTTCTGTCCGCCTGATTCACACAAAACCAATAGTTTAATGATGTTGGCTAATCACGATGTCGCACCATTAAAAGCCTGGTGGCAAGGTGAAGATTTATTGATCCGTCAGCGCTTAGCGCAATATGAGTCAGAACAGGATTTTATCACCGAAGCTGAGCAACGTGACGTTGATAAATGGCACCTTATTGATTGGCTAGTTATCGGGCTTGGCCAAGTTAAATCTGGTGGCCTGCACTTGCCTGTTGACGTCAGTTTGTTACTTGCAGAATTACAAAACTTGTTAAGCCAATATCATCAGATACCTGTCGACAAACGTGCACCTCACATGGGCTTAAAAAAAGCTTTATCTGAATTAGTTTTCAATCGGTTACTTAATGCTTGGCTGATTGTGGCGTCAACAAGTAACTCGACATTATTTTGTGTCCAGCTTGCTGATTTGATGGCTGATAACCACTGCGTCAATATTCCGGGAACCTGGAAAGAGTTTCCTAATTGGCAACGCCGATTACCGATGACCTTGACGCAACTGTTTCAAGATAAGGCCATTCAGCAACGATGCCAATTAGTCTTGGCGAGCAGAAATCACCACAACCAAAATGAATAG
- the glgB gene encoding 1,4-alpha-glucan branching protein GlgB — protein sequence MMITSATNIHASVLSQISVGQFNDVFSQLGMHYVEEIKSLVINCFLPEASQVEVIDLKSGRKVATLTAVDAGFFSGKIPRRKNKFQYLLRVSYPLSVVEIIDPYQFDSLLDDKDVYLFNEGSQLQAYLFQGANWQTHQGIKGVHFCVWAPNAQNVALVGDMNHWDPRRHILRRHPASGLWDIFIADVDAGMHYKFSIEDAQGNRHEKSDPYAKMMQAAPGNASIVTDVDAYQWQDTNWKTQRIANAQQSSRQSCNQPMAIYEVQLASWRRKGDTGECFYDYQQLIDELIPYVKKMGFTHLQLMPISEYPFDGSWGYQPVGLYAPTYRFGKPEGLKAFIDSCHQHDLAVLLDWVPAHFPKDPHGLARFDGSCLYEHADPRQGEHPDWDTLIYNYGRAEVNSFLLSNAYYWLSEFHFDGLRLDAVSSMLYLDYSREQDQWLPNEHGGRENLAAISFLKRLNIEMYQAFPGIDMVAEESTAWGGVTQSTEHQGLGFGYKWNMGWMNDSLSYLKRDPLYRSHHHNELTFGLVYAYTEQFILSVSHDEVVHGKGSLINKIPGDDWQKFATLRAYFGFMWAHPGKKLLFMGCEFAQRNEWNHNLSLDWHLLEYQAHQQIQHWIQDLNALYLHTPALYALDTHPAGFSWLDCHNEANSILVFARFGKQSNEHVVIVINMTPTVHHDFRIGLPQHTAYQQALNSDYARYGGSNLINEHAIDAEVQAWQGQDYSALITVPPLSCVIFTPVIKPSVKSLSQPKTKAKSEPKAKSKPKTSSKT from the coding sequence ATGATGATAACAAGTGCCACCAATATTCATGCTTCAGTGCTTAGTCAGATAAGTGTGGGTCAATTTAACGATGTGTTCTCGCAACTTGGAATGCATTATGTTGAAGAGATTAAATCACTTGTTATAAATTGCTTTTTACCAGAGGCAAGTCAGGTTGAGGTGATTGATTTAAAAAGTGGTCGTAAAGTGGCAACACTGACTGCGGTTGATGCTGGTTTTTTTAGTGGCAAAATTCCCCGTCGTAAAAATAAGTTTCAATATCTATTGCGAGTCAGTTACCCGCTTAGTGTGGTTGAGATTATTGACCCTTACCAATTTGATAGCCTACTTGATGATAAAGATGTTTATTTATTCAACGAGGGCTCACAGTTACAAGCTTATTTATTTCAAGGCGCTAATTGGCAAACCCACCAAGGTATTAAAGGGGTTCACTTTTGCGTGTGGGCGCCTAATGCACAAAATGTTGCGCTTGTTGGCGATATGAACCATTGGGATCCGCGCCGTCATATATTAAGACGACATCCAGCAAGTGGCTTGTGGGACATCTTTATCGCTGATGTTGATGCCGGCATGCATTATAAGTTTAGTATTGAAGATGCGCAGGGCAATAGGCATGAAAAGTCAGATCCCTACGCCAAAATGATGCAGGCTGCACCGGGGAATGCATCTATTGTGACTGATGTTGATGCTTATCAATGGCAAGATACTAACTGGAAGACACAAAGGATAGCTAACGCACAACAATCTAGTCGTCAAAGTTGCAATCAACCGATGGCAATATATGAGGTGCAACTAGCCTCATGGCGCCGCAAAGGGGACACAGGTGAATGCTTTTATGACTATCAGCAATTAATCGATGAACTTATTCCCTATGTCAAAAAAATGGGTTTTACACATCTGCAATTAATGCCGATCAGTGAATATCCATTTGATGGTTCGTGGGGTTATCAACCCGTAGGCTTGTATGCACCGACCTATCGTTTTGGCAAACCAGAAGGCTTAAAAGCCTTTATCGACAGTTGTCACCAACATGACCTAGCAGTGTTGCTTGATTGGGTACCGGCACATTTTCCTAAAGACCCACACGGCCTGGCTCGTTTTGATGGTTCATGTCTTTATGAACATGCCGATCCACGCCAGGGAGAGCACCCAGATTGGGATACCCTTATTTATAACTATGGCCGAGCGGAAGTTAACAGTTTCTTGTTAAGTAATGCTTATTACTGGTTAAGTGAGTTTCATTTTGACGGCCTTAGATTAGATGCCGTGTCGTCAATGTTGTATTTAGATTATTCAAGAGAACAAGACCAATGGTTACCCAATGAACACGGGGGCCGTGAGAATTTAGCTGCGATAAGTTTTCTAAAACGACTGAATATCGAAATGTATCAAGCTTTTCCGGGCATAGATATGGTCGCTGAAGAATCTACCGCTTGGGGCGGAGTGACTCAAAGTACCGAGCATCAAGGTTTAGGTTTTGGTTATAAGTGGAATATGGGCTGGATGAATGACTCGCTTAGTTATTTAAAGCGCGATCCGCTTTATCGCTCTCACCACCACAATGAACTGACATTTGGTTTAGTGTATGCCTATACAGAGCAATTCATACTGTCGGTTAGTCACGATGAAGTGGTGCACGGTAAGGGTTCGCTCATTAATAAGATCCCCGGAGATGACTGGCAAAAATTTGCTACTTTACGGGCCTACTTTGGTTTTATGTGGGCTCATCCAGGCAAGAAGCTGTTATTTATGGGGTGCGAATTTGCACAGCGAAACGAATGGAATCATAACCTAAGTTTAGATTGGCATTTACTAGAGTATCAAGCTCATCAGCAAATACAGCACTGGATCCAAGATCTTAATGCACTTTACCTGCACACCCCGGCATTATATGCACTTGATACTCATCCGGCGGGTTTCAGTTGGCTTGATTGCCATAACGAGGCCAATAGTATTTTAGTGTTTGCTCGATTTGGCAAACAGTCTAATGAGCATGTAGTGATTGTGATCAATATGACACCAACAGTGCACCATGATTTTCGCATCGGTTTACCTCAACATACAGCTTATCAGCAAGCGTTAAACAGTGATTATGCCCGCTATGGCGGATCGAACCTGATTAATGAGCATGCTATCGATGCTGAAGTT